One window from the genome of Actinoplanes teichomyceticus ATCC 31121 encodes:
- a CDS encoding isopenicillin N synthase family dioxygenase produces MSELFPVIDLRDAERGPQARAEFLDRLRSAVHDIGFFQLVGHGVTGGDALLELARRFFALPEPERAALSILNSPHFRGYSEIGRELTQGIPDQRRQLDIGPERPSVAPGPGEPAYRWLAGPNQWPPAMPELADAVHRWTGELTGVAHRLLGLILESLEVPADFLDDVVTPDPHVHFKLLHYPGPEHGETGDGDQGVGIHKDYGILTLLLQDDKGGLQVAVEDGVFADVPVVPGAFVVNLGELLEVATRGYLRATTHRVVRPAPGVDRYSAPFFYNPRLDASMQPLPGPYVEAAGGVVPDPANPLFAGYGENVMKGMIRAFPQVIERHHPELLPTA; encoded by the coding sequence TTGTCCGAGCTGTTCCCTGTCATCGATCTGCGCGACGCCGAGCGCGGGCCGCAGGCCCGTGCCGAGTTCCTCGACCGGCTGCGTTCCGCGGTCCATGACATCGGCTTCTTCCAGCTGGTGGGTCATGGCGTGACCGGCGGCGACGCGCTGCTGGAGCTCGCTCGCAGATTCTTCGCGCTGCCCGAGCCGGAGCGGGCCGCCCTGAGCATCCTCAACTCCCCGCACTTCCGCGGCTATTCGGAGATCGGCCGGGAGTTGACCCAGGGCATCCCGGACCAGCGGCGCCAGCTGGACATCGGCCCGGAGCGCCCGTCCGTCGCGCCGGGCCCCGGCGAGCCCGCCTACCGGTGGCTGGCCGGCCCCAACCAGTGGCCGCCCGCCATGCCGGAACTGGCCGACGCGGTCCACCGCTGGACGGGCGAGCTGACCGGTGTCGCGCACCGGCTGCTCGGACTGATCCTCGAATCCCTGGAGGTCCCGGCCGACTTCCTGGACGACGTGGTGACCCCGGACCCGCACGTCCACTTCAAGCTGCTGCACTACCCCGGCCCGGAGCACGGCGAGACCGGCGACGGAGACCAGGGCGTGGGCATCCACAAGGACTACGGCATCCTCACCCTGCTGCTGCAGGACGACAAGGGCGGACTCCAGGTCGCGGTCGAGGACGGCGTGTTCGCCGACGTGCCGGTGGTGCCGGGGGCGTTCGTGGTGAACCTCGGTGAGCTGCTGGAGGTGGCCACCCGCGGCTACCTGCGTGCCACCACGCACCGGGTGGTGCGGCCGGCCCCCGGGGTGGACCGCTACTCCGCCCCGTTCTTCTACAACCCCCGCCTCGACGCGTCGATGCAGCCGCTGCCCGGCCCGTACGTCGAGGCGGCCGGGGGCGTCGTACCCGACCCCGCCAACCCGCTCTTCGCCGGCTACGGAGAGAACGTCATGAAGGGGATGATCCGGGCCTTCCCGCAGGTCATCGAGCGCCACCACCCCGAACTGCTGCCCACCGCCTGA